The region CCCTCCGCGGGTCCTCGGCCGTGGACCACAGCCGTTCGAACAGGCCGACGAGCGCGTCCACCACGGCCGGGTCGTCGAGTTCCAGCGTGCCCGCGTCGAGGTCGAGCGGGTCGGCCGGGAGCAGCGCCACCCGGCGGTCGAAGACCATCAGCTTGAGCGGCACGTCCGGCAGCTCCCGGTAGTCCCACCCCGCCTCGCGCACGGTTCCCCGGGCCCGGTCGCCGTCCTCCGGCGGCACGCCGCACGTGCGCACCTCGATGCCGCGCGCCAGCAACTGCCGGTCCAGCGGCAGCGCGGCCCGCACGGCGTCCGGCGTGAACGAGCGCTCCGGGTTCAGCGACAGGTGCTCGCGCCGCTCCACGGCGTTCAGCTCGGCGATCCGCCGCCGGGTCGTGGCGCGGTCGGCCAGGTGGATCGCCCGCAGACCGGCCACCCTCGGCAACGCCGCCCCGACCACCGCGCGGTGTCGTCGCGCGTACTCGCCCAGGTCGACCACCGTCGGCCGACGCCGGCGCAGCTCGCGGAGCACGGCGGCGGGCGCGACGGGCTCCCACGCCCCCGCTCTCCGGCGCGGCGCGACCGCCGCCCGCACCGCCAGCAGTTCCTCCAGCGCGGCCCGCGCCCGGCGCACCGGCAGCCCCAGGTCCGCCGCGAGCGCGGGCAGCGACCGGGCCCCGAACGTGGCCAGCGCGCGGTAGACCAGGTCGGCGTCCGGGGACAGGCCCCACCGCCACAGGAGCGGGATCGCCGCACCCCTCGCCAACCCCGCCGGACCCGCCGCCATGCCGTGACCCCCCGTGCTCGACACCCGACACTCAACCGGCCGGCCCGTTCGCGGGGCAAGCGCGAAGACCGCGTTGC is a window of Saccharothrix espanaensis DSM 44229 DNA encoding:
- a CDS encoding LuxR C-terminal-related transcriptional regulator → MSSTGGHGMAAGPAGLARGAAIPLLWRWGLSPDADLVYRALATFGARSLPALAADLGLPVRRARAALEELLAVRAAVAPRRRAGAWEPVAPAAVLRELRRRRPTVVDLGEYARRHRAVVGAALPRVAGLRAIHLADRATTRRRIAELNAVERREHLSLNPERSFTPDAVRAALPLDRQLLARGIEVRTCGVPPEDGDRARGTVREAGWDYRELPDVPLKLMVFDRRVALLPADPLDLDAGTLELDDPAVVDALVGLFERLWSTAEDPRRGGVSPIELTSREQAVLGLLAEGHTDSSAAQQLGISQRTIAYTMRALMDRVGVENRFQLGLALGATRVVGPLPDVPADPA